CAATGTTAATAACCCATCTGTATCTGACCAGCATAAGTATTTGTGCTTATTTAcctaaaaaactaaataatcaTTAAAGCAATGTTTCTCATTATCGTACTGTTCCATGTTATATGGAACCAGGAgaaattctttttctttctcttttagcTAGCACTTAGCTTGGTTAGGCAAGTTCTTAATTATCTAGAGAATCCAGAACAAGACACGTTATTATGAAGACATACAGAATCGTAAATTCAAGTCAATTAAATACGTTATTTATCTGCCAAtctttcttgtgtttttagtAAGCATCGACTACACCAAGTAGTGTTTGAATAACTAAGTTTCAATTCGTCAGCCACCGTGTAGCTAGGCTAGCAATGTTTAATCCTTAAACATATTGCGTTAACCTAGCTAAAGATAGGCTCAACAAGTGTCAACTTTAACCTAGCGATATAACGCCAACATTAAGTTCGTTTATTAGTGCACTCCCTATGACTGattattttagctagctagctgattaattttacaaaattaacaaaaagcaGGACTTCGACTTTTTAAAGATTCTGCGCATTTAAGCATTTAAACCAGTGCTTGGTAGCTATCAACGTTAAATtacactgtaaatatatattatatctataaATTAACCTATATATTCTCCAATTTCAACTAGTTACAAGCCATTTTACTCTTAAATACTGAAACACTAAAAGCTTGACGTGCATGACGTGCATAACAAAACTAGAATGGACAGGTAACATACCAAACGTTAAGACATCGTTTACTATTTCAGATGGCTAACAAATGCGTTCACCAGGAAATACATAGGAACGATTTTCTAACTAACTAGCTACCAAATTGTATGGCCATCCCATAACCATGAATTTTGTATCTCATACTAAtcaatgaaaagtaaaatgattTGTCCAGCGCTGGCTAGTGTGCATAAATGATGCAACTATAGCCTAGGCGCCACGTGTTAAGATTGGATTTAGTCTCTGAATTTAATGTGCTAGTTTATCTTTACGAACAGATTAAACAAATGTCCCACTCACTGTAAAACACCCTGTAGCTTAAAGTGTTGGGGTTTCCCCTTTCTTCAGTTGAGAAGCTCATAGCAACGGTCTGTCTCTGGAAAGCTTGCAGTGATGGTGCAAATTCATCGACGCGTGTGTGGGGATTTCGGAAGTGCGTTTCTTTAATCGTACACTTCCGTACTATTCAGTCTTAGTACGCGCGCGCCTCCTATAAGCACTAGATGTGCCGCTCTCGTAAATCCGCGTCAGACTGCTCATCTTCCAATGCGGTCCCGTGACGGTCCTCACGTAAACCAACCAAAAATGGCTCGCAAAAATTGAGAGGAAAAATCTATGTGTAAGTGGAATCTTTTATAATTTGCTTtatcaatattaataatagttGTGAGGAagttatggggaaaaaaagcagtaTTTAACATAGTGATATTAACATATATAAGCCAGTGAGGCTTTTTTTGCCTTATGACAGTTTGTGATAATGGAaagtctgtttgttttttttcatatcatACAACAAACTTAAGACTTGTAAGATCATTATTGAAATATCATTCTAGCAAACTCGTGTACACGAGCAAACTTGGTTTCATCCTGGCATCACAGAAGCTGGCATGATCACATTTTATGAATGATGTTTATAATGTTACTTAAATATAAGCACCATATACATTTTATCGACCAGatgtaatatatatttggaCACCGTTGAGAACCAATCATTTAGAAATATCTCTATATAACTGACTATTTCCTCTCCCATCTGGTTGATAAAATGTAACTGGTGCTTTAGGTAATCTAGTTAAGCCCGTTCACAGCTTTGTTAATGTATGTTCACTCTCATTATGAATGTTTCAAGCCACCAAGATCGCCGACACAAGAGCTGCCAGCTTGAATGCGCTTGCATACTATATGAAAATTGGATCCAGAACATGCAGTGGAAACTAGACAGGACAGTATGTCCTGACATCGAGTCATCTGCCTGGACGTTCACGTATGACCGTCAGTGTTAGCCGTCAATCATCTTAACGCCGCACCGCTTTATCATCTAATAACTTGCATACAATCTGTTCATCGTAAAGAAACATATTGGGAGAGATGTTAATGTGAGGGTACCTTATAGAATTGACTAAAAACAATTGCCAAGAAATATTAGATGtgtaatttgaaatgaaagtttGTCTTTCGAGCCGTTCACTTAGCTAAATGGGAATGGGCGGGGTTAAAGGTTGTACAGCAgccagccactagagggcaccacACACGCTGTCGTCCAATCCGcttgtatatacagtctatggttAAACCTAGCATAGTGGCAAAATCGCGTTTCAGCAGGAGTGACAAATACAGATGAAGGGATGTGAGGTGAAGCGTGTCCCAGTTCTGCTCTCAACCCTGAGACGCCTTGATCGCTTACACTCCTTTTACTTTCCCTTCAACATAATAAAAGTGTACACCTCAATGAAGACCTTAGTGCTCACTTATTTTCTAATGTAAGTGGATATGGCAATCCTTTGTTATTACTGGGGAAAAGCGTAATGCACAGGTTGGTCAATCAAATCAGACCATATAAATTTTAGAgcaattttcattttatcaaACCGTGACATCACCTAAGATTTTCCAATGTTTTACAACAGTTACTTCCCAGTGTCGATAAAATAGCCATAGCATGTACAGTCTATGTTCGAAATAGCccactacatactgtatactgcatactgcattcAGTACGTACCGTATTCTGCATACTGATCCCCGTAGCAGTATACAGTATAGAATCCAGtatgcaacaaacacaaaccatactACAAGTTCACATGAACCTATGACAGTTCTTCACACTTGTAAAAGATTTTATGCCACTGATGCATAATTGGATGCAATACAGCACGAAGATAGCTGTGGCCACGTATTAGAATATTTGGCCTGAGTAGTACATCATCTGGGTATATTTTGGTTGCATACTACATACGCCATACTGATTTGGGGTCCAATCAATATGCAAGTAGTATGTAGACTATTTTGAACATACCCCTCTCCTAGCTAGCAGAACCAAATCAAAGAACTGCTAGCTGGCTAACGACATATCTACCTAGGATAAATAATATTAAGAAagccactctctctccatttccagAAAGACTGAACAATTATGTTACATTCAAATTACCAGGCAGAAGTTATTCAAATCCAATTTTTTGACTTAATGTAATGCAggtctgattttttaaattttttcatTTCTGATCTTTGCAAATCAGATTTCAATTACTTTCGTATGTAGTCCTAAATTGGATACATATCCAATTTGTGGTCATGCAGCATGAATGAGAGTGTATGCTTTTGTCATCAGCCAGCACTGCCAGCACAGTAAAACAACGATGCAAAAGCAGTGACGACAGTACCTCAGAAAACAGCAAAAGCTCGCCATCTGACTTTTTCTGCCTTCTCAACCTGATTATGTCCAACTGATGAACTGTTTACTATCCTCCAGAGTAAATTGTGATGCACACACGAGCTTTTAGCATGTCAACTTTGCCAATTGAGTTCTTTCacaaatatgacatttttttgttggtggtgaATCAGGTGACTCATTTAAAAGCCTATAAACTACTATTGCCTATCCACTCATTGTGTACTATTTCAAATACAGTGTCTATTCAAGGATTTTACTGTAATGGTGCACAGAATGTATGATTAATACATGCGTATGacattgtatatatgtaatgtcTGGaaaatacacatatttacatataaattttTGTAATAGTACTAATACAATGTAAAGAGTAAGCACTTAAGCTTTTTACTCACTATACTCCTCTAATTACAATTTGACAATAAAatgaatttgatttgatttgggCTGCTGCTGCGAGCGAATGCAATGTGGATGGAAAGCAACTCACTGCTGTCAACATTGGCTCATCTGAGTCATTGCTATGGTCAGGCATGCTCTGTCATATTGCGAACAGCACACTGGATAGCTGATAGTCTGTTACATCATGTCTGTCACCGCCAGCCGAGTTGACATGAAAGGGAGAAATCAGCTTCCAGTCATGATGGCAGCCTGATCTGGGTAAAAGGGTTCTGCCTCCTGCCTACCCAGGGCTCTTGGATACTCTGCTTGGATTTCCTCATGGTTTCCTGTGTTCAACCTCGGGAGAGAAACACTTGAGTTCAGTGGAAGGTGAGTGAATCTGTGAGCAGCAGCGAGAGGGGTGGAAGTGGGGAGTCCGGCCTCCTCGGCATGCTCTGTGGTATCACCCCCACTTTCCATGCGTGATGCTGCCATTTCTGGAGGACCAGAACATGCAAAGTCAGAACTGGATTGTGGTATAGATTAGATTCCCACATGTGGATTGGACATCTACCATgttaaaaatggcattttcatATCTAAAACAATTTGAGCTTCAGGAAAGTATTCCCTCGGTAAatcagaactactgaaaagtGACGAGTGAAGTAATGGATTTTTATGGCAAGCAATTTCAATTTATTCTATGAccatgattttgtttttgctttatacatttttaaaatacattttatttaaaaaaaaacaaaacacgctAGACTGAAAATATAATGAACGGTATGCGTCAACTACTGAAGTCATGAAGTCTGTAGGTCAAAATGAAAAGCACCCTACTGAACACGTGTTCAATTTCTGCTGTGACCTCATATCCTCCGGCCCGCTTTGCTTCCTGCCTGGCGGAGGGAGGGACGGTGCTGACGGCTGGGAGGATAAGTCGAACGACAAGAAAGCCTTGGAAAGCGACAGAAAGAGGGGAAACGGCCCGGGCTTCCACCTTAATCGAGGATTCGACTTTAGTTCGACACTGCTTAGTGGCCGAATCTAATGCAATGTCGTCCAGTCGTCAGCATAGTGAAAGCAGGGCCATTCCGACCAGGACGGTGCTGATCAACGACTCAACCCAGCTACCTCACGATTATTGCACCACTCCTGGAGGCACTTTATTTTCAACTACCCCGGgaggtaatttttttttttaaagttttgtgtAGCTatctgatttatatatataactagAAATTTGTCACTTGCATTCGCTCAACTCGATGCTTGGAGCGTGGCCTACATTTGCCAGGAAGCCTAGCAtgctcaaaacaaaaacaaggatttGCACCGCCTCTGCTGTCGCTTTAAATAAAGCGATTGGTTACCATGTAGCGCAGTGATTGAGAGTCAGGACGGTTTCAGTGTATGGAACAAAGGAAAGGGTTTGTAAGTCTACATTCAAGTGGTGATCGATGGcagttaattttatttgttggtTTCAGTAAACGTCATGTGGAGTATTTCGAATATGCAAGGGATTCGAATATgggatttagatttttttttttgtagtttacTAACAAAACCTATACTTCTTCTATACTGCTTCTCCGGTCTGTCTCTCTTGATTTTTAAGGTTGTGTTCTGGGTAGTGGAGGAAAAACTGAGTGGCTGTTTTTATTAATCGATTTATCATGTTTGTAGGCACCCGGATCATCTATGACCGTAAATTCCTGTTAGACCGGCGTAATTCCCCTATTGCTCAGACTCCTCCAGCACACCTACCTGTCATCCCTGGAGTAACCAGCCAAAATGTTCTGAATGAGAACAAGAGGAATGAAGCTAATAACTTCAGCAACCATGATGGCAAACCAGGACcaggtttgtatttttgttcaaCTTATTCACAGATCTTTAAAAGATTACATTGACACATGTATATTCATGCTGTTAAGGGCCTTATTGAAAAATCCGACGATCCATCATTCTTACATTTTTCAACGTTGATATACGTATCATTCTGGAGCCCACACAAGCCTTTTATGTGTTACAGGTGAGGATGCTCAATTTGAGATGGACATCTAAGGAAGAGGAACCAACATGATGAAAGAATAATAACCTGGCACCTTTTATGCCAGTGGCTTGGCTTGTAGAAACCAATGTTGTGAGCCCTCTCCTTTAGCTCTGTCTAGCTGCTGGGTGCTAAGTAACCATGGGAATAGTTGACTCATGCTGGCCTGATGGGTTGCTGGAGCCCTGAAAGTTAACAAATGATTCTGATCAGATTAGGTTTCAGGGCTACCAACAGGTGTACTTGCATTAGCCACACAGCAAGggaaaaaatctgtttaaagTGCCCAAAAACATTGGAGAATTATTCATCATAATTAAGAACTTATTTCAGAGTACACTTAGATATCCTCTAAAGACCCAATGCATTACTCTGTAACTATGAACCAGTACTGCCCGGATATCCATTTATCAGTACACACATTCTGTTCTTTTACCGCATTGCTACGTTATCATTTTCAGTACAagtaatttttttgttgttgttcataaAAACTTCTCATTAACTAGTGACAGCAAGTATACCGTTTGACATTTTGGTTCACAATGAAGAATTCTTTTTCCATTCCAAGCCTTTATATTAATCAGGCATTCATACATGATTTatgtctcttttttaaaattagatgTTCAATATGGGAAAGTAATttcataaaaatgcataaaccATGAACCATAAGTGAGAATTTGAGTTATCCAGGATCCTACCAAAAATGTGCCCAAAGTTTCTGGTCCTGTGTAAAACTACACTATATTGAacattcaaatttatttaattgattttgtCCCTTTCATGCAAAACATGTTgataaggtaaaaaaaaaattgttttggttAACTCTACTGTCTTTAGCTAGTGagaatgtattaaaattataGTCAACCTGCTAGTAATATGGTTGTCCCTACCTTTGAATTATGAGTGAATCCTGATGATACTTGAAGCATCACCATCAGCTTTGTGGTCACTAAATCTGAAAGGCAACAAATACTGTAGTGTACGTGACACAAAATTAGTGGTTGATCAAAGGTAATGACAATATATAGAACTTTGGACAGAGTGAAGGGTGAATATGCTTTCTAAGTATAAAGGTTCTCCAGTCCAAAAATGGTCGCAAGATGCACTTACATCACATACctaatatatatacatctagGTCTTGTAAAAAGCAAAATTACAGGGATGTATGTAACATTTAATGGCAGTTTTGACAGCTGTCATTTTTCAATTGCTACAATATTTACACTCCCTCATTGATGAATCAAAGGTAGAAAAGCACTGAAGTGTTGTCAGGTCATTTGCCCTACTTTTATCCATTACCAACAGTTCAGCTGTGAAATGAATGATGGCTGTAATCAAGAAGTATTTGGGAATGCGGAAAGTTTTGTGATggcttgacccccccccccccccaacaattCAAAGGTCTTTAAAACTTGAACATTTCCAATGCTCCTCTATGCATGTTATGAGCTTATATAAATCTTAATTCCAAAGTCACATGGCAGTGTTATAAAAATCTCATATTTCTgtgaaatcttttttgtttccttCCTAAGGAGGATTCAGATTCACAGGAGATTGAAGGGTTGTCCTTAAAAAGTGGCTTAAAAGAGAATACACCAAATTCTCTCTGCTTTACTTAACACCTTCTGTACTTAAAtccttgttctgttttgtttttttccccgtAATGATCTCTTGTGCCCAGTCTCTTTACCCATGCCTTACTTTGCTAAGCTTAGCAGCTGTGACTTAAACCAATTCAATTCcaatgtttttgttggtttgatttgattatgatcaaaatattgttttatcagaatatatttctatttttggAACCATGTTAGTTACTACACCAACCCCCccaatccttttttttttttccccctttttttttagaGGAAGAAAGGCGTGGGCTTGCAACAGTataatgtgtttaatatattCAGTGATTTGATCAACATTAAAAAAGTAATTGATTTGATAGCTAACTGCTTAaatttctgttacattttaattattcaggTTTACcaattgttttccttttttgctaTAAATGCACATTTGAATCAAAAATTAATCTCTCCTTTAAAAGTTAATTGGCAAGAAGAAAATTGCATTCATAACAAGAAGAAATGTACATCAAAGCAAAGTGAAAGTTCTTTGCTCACTCTCCTGCTATAGACTATCGTAAGCCTTCAAATTCCTCAACCCCTTAAACTCAAATGTCatatattttaatgattaatgaCTGTCATTGCAATTAGAAATTATGCATTTTCCATCAGACAGTTATACCTGGCCCCTAGCCTTTCAGGATTGAGTTGTTAGCATATTGCATTCTAAAAGTGACAAACTTGtatgttttattctgtgtttgagACCCTGTTGAATtgactttaatttaaaataaatgccaaTGCCAGTGGACACTATTATAGCAAGATCAATAAAAGTTCCTTAATAATACCCTTTTCCCTGTTGGTCTGTATACATCTCTGGTTCTGAAGGAAATGTTaataattaaagtttaattatCTGATATAACCACTAGATGAAGCAACATACACTAAAGTATAGTAAAGTACAATGTTGAGAGTACTGTATTTCTTGAAACTACATTTCTGCAGTCTTTAACACACTTGCTCTGATGGGTCTAGGCCATGTTTTATGGAAAACAGTATGTTTAATATTCAGGGTCTTAATTCTAGGATGTTTTCTGGCTTTCCAGGTAGATGTGATTAGTACTGGTGAAACTATAGTTTATGAAAGACTCTCAAGGAGTGCCTGGTTACTTAGAAACCCATGGCAACACACTGCCCACAGCAGACCAGTAGGCAGTTCAAACTGAGGGGGTTCTTTATCAATGCAGTGAAAGGCAACACCTCTTAAAACACTTTAACAAAACCTCTGAAAGAAACTGGCAGTAAAACTAAAGCCTTTTGTCCATGAGTACCAAAGTAACCTTCACACAATTTTCCATTCACAACACAAAGGATCTACAGTGATTATTTTACAGCGCAATTAGTTATTTAGTTACTCACTAGTTCAAAGCTATTTCACTTTAGAATATTGCTGAAACCAGGAGCATTTTACTGTTATTTGGGTCAGTATTGTCACATTGTAAACTTTTAACCTTATTCATTCACTATACTCTTCTAAATTAAACTTCTGAGACACtttaatgttattacattttcagtaatcTGATTCTGTGAGTAGATCTCACCAGCCCTATCCAGTCATGCTTCATCATACTGCCCGTCAGTTAACAGCTGTCATGCAGTCTCCTGTAGCTCTGTATCTGTGTTGATTAATGACAAGCTTAGTCATCTCAGTCATTAAAAAGGATTGATAGTCTATTTTCAGCAGTACAGGAGTTCATTAATGTAAGGTTTTGTTGACTGCTTTCCTTTCACTGTAAATCCTCTCCGGGTTTCTGTGTTCCCACATTAAAGTGTGTTCCTTGGTACATGCTGAAGGTTGCCAGGAGATGAAGCTTGTGACTGGTGAGCTTGTGGCTAGAGTCCAGCCCCTCATCCTCTTTTCCTATCAGCACTCGATTAGAGTTGAAGAGGAAGCTAGGCGAAGTGCCTGCCCACTCCGCCTTCTCTTGGTCTGGAAACCTTCTTTGGACACGCTACTGAAGGATGTTGGTACTAGTCCATGAAGCCTGCCCAGTAGCATTCATACCTAACTCTgttagaatatatatacatatagtgaGAAGCCATTTCTGAGAGGACTCACAATGCAAGATGCATTAAGTTGGATCCTTCTTGCCCATCCATAGGTGAGCACTGAAGATCTCACAGGAATATATGTGACGAGGTAAGAAATCTGATGTCCTTTACACATGAACTAGTAGACTATGCAAATTATCAACATAAAAAAATCGACTTATGAATTTTTGCTTGATGTTTAGTGTCTGGCATACAGatttgctaatgctaatgcGATTTGCTAATTCTGATTTTTAGTGCTTCATATCACACTTCCATGAGGAACTTGTCTACTGTATGTAACAGCAGTGCTGTGCTTTCTGATCTGTGTAGGGAAATGACATGCAAACGTGCTTGTTGTTGTGTGGTGTAGGGCCTTGCTAGTGGCTGTGCTGGATCATGAGAAGACAAATAAATATGGTTCCACAAATACAACTTGTGCACACAGATGCCTAGGTTTGCCACTGTGAGGTTTGTGGATGTTTAAGAATACTTTTGTACAGTGCATGCTAACAGTTCATTTACTTTGGCCCAAAGTGTCCTTAATTGTAATGCTTTATCTTGTAATTACACACAACTTGTAGGCCAACAATTTGATTGGAATGAAGATCTGTCTGCTTTCAAGAATATTAGAATAGTTTAGAATTTATTATAGTGATGTACTATACAAATAGGAAGACATATATAATCAGAGAAGCATATTTTGGAAATGTGAGTGGTTTCGGGTGAACACCAGGGCATAATCATTATCAAATTCTTAATGTACTTGTTTGACTAAGGATATGTCAATCAATAGCACCCACCCCCTGTGGTTCTTTGGTGCTCATATCCTTCCTCCTGTCCGCATAGGTCACACAAATGCATCCTGGGCCTTTTCCCAGCCATATTTAGagatttttttctcacttttttcacTTCACTATGACACAAATGGAATTTAAAGCCCCCTAAAAAAAGCAGCAATTCTCATGATGCCAAGAACACTGGCTACAAATCTTGGATAGACCAGTCAGCCATTCAAACATACAAGACAGGCATAAAGACATGACTGGGATACATTGATTTtactatatttattcattagctATATAAAACGTATGTGGGGAAAATTAATTAGTCAAGCAGCTCTATCTGCCAAATCCCAGATATTGTTAAGAGATGTTATCTAAACTGTTTGTGCTAGActgtaaattatatattatcAGTTTAGTTAGGCTTCtagatgaatattaaaaaaataaaaatgtaatcagatTTTGAGTGTGCTTTCTCCTTCTGCTTATTGTTAGCACTCAGTAATGTATCAGTGTTGGTAAGTGAGAGTTTGTGTTCTGGGTCTTTTCCATGAGGGGGGATGTCTTGTGAACGTCTGGATCCACCCACCCAGCCGTCTGGCTGCCAGATGTATATTAtttctctttgctctctctctttttgccaCTACTTAAACATTGCTACTGTGAGAACAGAACCAGAGCACCAGCTGACAAAGAAGTGGTACAAGCCTGGTCACCTTTTATCTTTGCTTTTTGGAAAATAGAGCCTGCTATGTTTAGACGCTACTGCTAGAAGCAGAGAGTTTTGTTCTTACTGGATCAAATCCAAGTCTTCATATAATTACGAAGATGTCTGAAATTAAGAAGCACAGAGCAAAGGATATGAgtacacacagcacatctgtTGAACTGtgagatgtttattttaaaatctaataGTATGCCAAAATTGTTGTCTTTTCATACATACACCAGGAAGTGTCTGATGACTTAGCTTGAAAGATTTTTAGTTTGTTGCTGTAGAAACTTTTCCTGGGTTGTAGTTATGCTTGTGctgttgattaaaaaaataagggCCTTTTATTTTTGGCCTTCTTGGGAAGCACAGATTGATTGTCAAGAGCTTAAAGTCACATGGaatcatctttttaaaaatgtctaatgtGGCTCCAGAATGCAAGTGTAGGTTAATGTTTTTCCAGCAAAAACCTCTTTCTGCATGGTCTCGTTGCAGCTCTGTGTGGAATATGGGCACCACGGCCAGTGCAGGATCCCAGCCTGTGCTGgttacacctacacaccaagTTGGTCACCAAGGTAACAGTGTGGCTGAAGACAGGAGCTCGATGAGCAGTGGCTCCCTACAGATGCTGGCCATCCCCAGCAGCAAGGCCAAGTCCATCATCACAAACAAGGTGGCACCCGTGGTCATCACGTAAGCACTGACCTCAAAATTACCATCCAGTATGATGCCTTAATTGTCTGCTagttcttctgttttctttatgcCACTCCCGTATAATACACTCATCTCTTTTACATTGAGTCTCTTTTACTAAGATGAGTTGTTCATTCAATGAATTCAAATTCTATTTTATTCAAGCTGCCTTGGAACTAAATAAGCACAGTCCCACTCTAATACATGTAACAGACCTTAGAAGCTGCGGGCTCTGCTGAAACACCTGAGCAGAGACTGAATGGCATTTCCTTGAGCAGGTATAACTGCAAGGAGGAGTTTCAAATTCATGACAGTGTCCTATCAGCCAACTTGGTAGTTGGAAAAATTTCTGACACAATGCCTGAGCATTACCTAGTGCTGGTAAGCATGTCTTTATGaagctattttaacattattcTTTAAGatagacttaaaaaaaaattatttaagattatttcagattattttattattacatatcaACATGAGCGTGCTTAGAGACAATATGGAAGAACAGACAAA
This region of Electrophorus electricus isolate fEleEle1 chromosome 11, fEleEle1.pri, whole genome shotgun sequence genomic DNA includes:
- the eif4ebp2 gene encoding eukaryotic translation initiation factor 4E-binding protein 2, with product MSSSRQHSESRAIPTRTVLINDSTQLPHDYCTTPGGTLFSTTPGGTRIIYDRKFLLDRRNSPIAQTPPAHLPVIPGVTSQNVLNENKRNEANNFSNHDGKPGPGEDAQFEMDI